The genomic window TCGCTCTCGCGGGACGTCACCGCGAATCCGTGACGCTTCAGCATCTCCACAGTCGCCTCCGAGGTCTTGACCAGGAAGTCGTCCTTGCCGCAGCCGAACCAGACGAGCTTCAGGCCCTTCTTCAGCTCGGCGTCGTCCAGGATGGACTTGTGCGACTCCTCCCACTTCGTGTCCGGCGGCGCGCCGTTGAAGCCGCCGGTGATGCCGAAGATGCCCGAGCTGAAGACGCCGACGTAGCCGAACTCGCCGAGGTGGCCCCCCGCGATGTTCAGCGTCTGCGCCCCGCCCATGGACAGGCCCGCGATCGCCCGGTTGGCGCGGTCGCCCAGGACCCGGTAGCGGGACTCGACCAGGGGCTTCACGTCCTTGACGAAGTCGTCCTCGAACTCCTGCATCTGCCTCTCGAACGAGTTGTCGCCCCCGGCGCCGAAGCGGAACGGGCCGGTGTGCCCGGCCGGCATGACGACGACCATCGGCTTCGCCTTCCCTGCGGCGATCAGGTTGTCCAGGATGAACTCGGCCCGGCCGACGGTGCTCCACGAATCGTCGCAGTCGAACGCGCCGTGGAGGAGGTAGAAGACCGGGTACTTGCCCTCGCCCTTCTCGTAGCCGGGCGGCGTGTAGACGTGCATCCGCCGGGGCCGGCCGAGCGTCTTCGAGGAGTAGGTGACCTCCGCGACCGCGCCGTGGGGCACGTCCTTCGTGTCCGAGGCATCGGAGCCCGGGACGTAGACGAGGCTCCAGCAGTCGCTGTTCGTCTCGCTCGTCGCCGTGTTTCTCGGGTCGACGACGGCGACGCCGTCCACGTCGAACCGGTATCGATACGCGCCGGGCTGGACCGGCCCGACGACCGCCTCCCAGACCCCGTCGTCCCGCTTCTTCATCGCCCCGCCGTTCTCCATGCCCGGGGCCGCGTCCGGCCCGTTGCCGGGGATGTCGCTGCTGGCGAGCTTCACCGCGGCGGCCTTCGGCGCGAAGACCCGGAACGTCACCTTCTTCTCGGCGGAGACCTCCGGCGAGGCGAAGTCGGGCGGCCGGGGCCCGCCGGGCTGGGCCTGCGCGGGCGGTTGCGACGCCAGGCCCGCCAGGATGGCGAGCCCGGCCAGGGGCAGACGCTGTCTCATCTCTCTCACCTCGATGCCGTGGGACCTGGGATTTCCCGCTTGCCGCGGGGGACCAGGAACGTCATACCCGCGGGGCATCGGCCGCGGAAGGGGTTGCCGGCATGGCGTGCCCATCTACTCGACCGGGAACGGGCCTTCCGCGAACGTCTGCCAGTGATACCCCTTCGAGCCGACCACCCGGGCGAGCGGGCTGCGCGGATCCTCGCCGGCCTCGATCCGCTGGAGGACGGAGGCGAAGTCGTGCCGCGGCCGCCAGCCGAGCTCCTCGCGGGCCCGGGCGTTGACGTACACCCGGCCGATTAACGGGAACATCCGCCAGCCCCTGCGGGCATAGACCGCCTCGTAGCCCGGGACGCGGCGGGCGACCACGCTCGGCGCGTCGCGGCGGAGCTCCGCCAGGTCCCCGGGCAGGAACGGCGTCGTCGCGCTGATGATGTACTTGCGGAATCCGACCTGCGCCGCCCGCTGGGCAGCCGCGAGGTGGGCCGAGACGACGTCCTCGAGGTCCACGCGGCGGAAGAGGAGCTCGTTGGCCTTCAGGTTGGCGTCGTCGTAGGACTGGCGGACGGCCCGGTCGTCGTCCTCCTCCGGGAAGAAGCGCGAGGTCCTCAGCACGACGCAGGGGAGCTTCCGGTTGCGGTGGAAGAGCTGGCAGAGGTCCTCCGCCGCGGCCTTGGTGACGCCGTAGATGTTCTTCGGGACCGGGGCGACGTCCTCGGTCACCCAGGCCGCCGGCGCGCCGGGGGGCGGCGTGAGGGCGTCGCCGAAGACGCTGGTCGTGCTCGTGAAGACGAACGCCGAGACGCCCGCCGCCGCGGATTCCTCCAGGAGGTTGAGCGTGCCGCTGACGTTGGTGTCGACGAACGCCTGCCGCGCGTGCGTCGCGACGTGCGGCTTGTGCAGGGTGGCCGCGTGGAAGACCGTCCGCACGCCCCGGATCGCCTGCCGCACGAGGTCCCGATCGACGATCGAGCCGACGACGTCCGTGAACGGCGAGGGCACGAGATCCAGCCCGACGGCGTCGTGCCCGGCCGCGCGGAGCGTGCGGACGAGCGCCTCGCCGAGGTGGCCCGCGCTCCCGGTCACGAGGCACCTGGCATCAAGCGTCATGGATTCTCGCCTGCCATCGGAGACCTCCGGGATGCGCGACCGCGGCGACGTGCCGCGTACGTCCCCGGGGACGGCGGCAGGACACGCCGCGGCAAGCCCGGGTTCGCGAATGCCCCCGGGCGGACGCGGATGCACCCGCGGCCGCCGCGTTTCTGCCCCTTGCCGGTCCCGCGGCCAGAACTTATGGTGATACCTCATCCGCGGATCCGTCCGCGGCTGGTCGTACACATCGGACGGCCGGCATCACGCATGCCGCCGGGGAGGCAAGACGCCCGTGCCTCCCCGTCCTAACAGGGAGAATCCGCGATGCGAGAACACGATCCGAGCCGCGGCGGGCCGCCGGGCCACAGCCGCCGCGACTTCCTCCGCGGCTCCGGCGTGGCCGCCGCGACGGCCGCCCTGGCCGGGCAGGTCGCCACGGTCGAGGAGGCCGAGGCCGCCGCCCAGGAGGCCGGGCCGCAGGTCGTCTCGGGCACGGTCGAGGTCACCCTCAAGGTCAACGGCCAGGACCGCAAGGTCGCGATCGAGCCGCGGACGACCCTGCTCGACGCCCTCCGGAACCGCCTCGACGTCACCGGGCCCAAGCGCGTCTGCGACCGGGCGAGCTGCGGCGCCTGCACGGCGATCGTGGACGGCTCGACCGTCTACTCCTGCACGACGCTCGCGATCAGCTGCCAGGGCAAGACGATCGAGACCCTGGAGGGCTTCGACACCGGCGAGCGCGGCGTCCCCCACGCGTTCGTCAAGAACGACGCCCAGATGTGCGGCTACTGCACCCCCGGGTTCGTCACCGCCTGCAAGGCCATGCTCGACAAGAACCCCAACCCGACCCTCGAGGAGGTGCGGAAGGGGCTGGACGGGAATATCTGCCGCTGCGGGACGTACATCGGCGTCCTCCAGGCGGCCCTCGACGCGGCCAAGGCGATGAAAGGAGCCTGACCCATGCCAGCGACCTGGCCCGAGAATCCGCGCCTGATCGGCACCCGGATCCCCCGCGTCGACGGCCTGGCGAAGGCCTCCGGGCGCGCCAAGTACCCGAGCGACGTCCGCCCCGAGGGGATGCTCTTCGCCGTCCTGCTGCACAGCCCGCACGCCCACGCCAAGATCAAGTCGATCGACACCTCGGCCGCCGAGAAGCTCCCCGGCGTGAAGGCCGTCTCGATCCTCAACGGCGAGGGCAAGACCGTGCGATTCCACGGCGACGACATCGCCGCGGTCGCCGCCGAGACCGAGGAGCAGGCGCGGGACGCCGTCCGCGCCATCAAGGTCGAGTACGAGGTCCTTCCCCACGTCGTCACCGAGCCCCAGGCCATGGCCCCCGGGGCGCCCGAGGCGTTCAAGGGGGGCAACGTCCGCAAGGGCCGGGCCCAGGTCAAGGGCAAGCCCGAGGACGCCCTGGCGAAGGCCGACGTGGTGGTCGAGGGGACCTACTCCCTCCCGGTCATCACCCACGTCTGCCTGGAGCCGCACGGCCTGACGGCGAAGTGGGACGCCGACGACAAGCTGACCGTCTGGGCCAGCACCCAGGCCGTCCAGGTGACCGCCGGCGAACTGGCCGACGCCTTCAGCATCCCGGTGACGAACGTCACCGTGCTCACCGACTACATGGGCGGCGGCTTCGGCTCCAAGTTCGGGGCCGAGACCTGGGGCCGCACGGCCGCGGAGCTCGCCAAGAAGGCCGGCCGGCCGGTCCGGCTCTTCCTCGACCGCGAGCAGGAGCACCTGGCGGGCGGCAACCGCCCCAGCGCCTCCGGCAAGGTCCGGATCGGCGCCACGAAGGACGGGAAGATCGTCGGCCTGATCGCCGAGACCCACGGCACCGGCGGCGGCCGGGGCGGGTCGAACTTCCCGTTCCCCTACGTCTACAGCGTCCCCGACGTCTCCCGCTCCCACAGCGAGGTCTTCGTCAACGGCGGGGCCGCCCGGGCCATGCGGGCCCCCGGCCACCCGCAGGGCTGCGCGATCATGGAAGCGGCGATGGACGACCTCGCCGACAAGCTCGGCATCGACCCCATCGAGTTCCGCCTCCGCAACCTCGACCCGAATGACTTCCGCACCGCGATGTACCAGGCGGAGGTGAAGATCGGGGCCGAGCTGATCGGCTGGAAGGAACGGCGCAAGCCCCGCGGCCAGGACGGCGGCGGAGGCCCCATCAAGCACGGCCTGGGCATGGGCCTGCACCAGTGGGGCGGCGGCGGGACCATGGACAAGAAGGTCAGCTGCACGATCAACCCGGACGGCTCGGTCGAGATGAAGGCCGGGACCCAGGACATCGGCACCGGCATCCGGACGCTCCTGGCCATCATCGCCGCCGAGGTGCTCGGGCTGGAGCCCAAGGACGTCATCTCCAGCGTCGGGAACTCCAGCTTCCCCCC from Aquisphaera giovannonii includes these protein-coding regions:
- a CDS encoding esterase codes for the protein MRQRLPLAGLAILAGLASQPPAQAQPGGPRPPDFASPEVSAEKKVTFRVFAPKAAAVKLASSDIPGNGPDAAPGMENGGAMKKRDDGVWEAVVGPVQPGAYRYRFDVDGVAVVDPRNTATSETNSDCWSLVYVPGSDASDTKDVPHGAVAEVTYSSKTLGRPRRMHVYTPPGYEKGEGKYPVFYLLHGAFDCDDSWSTVGRAEFILDNLIAAGKAKPMVVVMPAGHTGPFRFGAGGDNSFERQMQEFEDDFVKDVKPLVESRYRVLGDRANRAIAGLSMGGAQTLNIAGGHLGEFGYVGVFSSGIFGITGGFNGAPPDTKWEESHKSILDDAELKKGLKLVWFGCGKDDFLVKTSEATVEMLKRHGFAVTSRESEGGHTWTNWRLYLSEFAPQLFQEK
- a CDS encoding NAD-dependent epimerase/dehydratase family protein, whose translation is MTLDARCLVTGSAGHLGEALVRTLRAAGHDAVGLDLVPSPFTDVVGSIVDRDLVRQAIRGVRTVFHAATLHKPHVATHARQAFVDTNVSGTLNLLEESAAAGVSAFVFTSTTSVFGDALTPPPGAPAAWVTEDVAPVPKNIYGVTKAAAEDLCQLFHRNRKLPCVVLRTSRFFPEEDDDRAVRQSYDDANLKANELLFRRVDLEDVVSAHLAAAQRAAQVGFRKYIISATTPFLPGDLAELRRDAPSVVARRVPGYEAVYARRGWRMFPLIGRVYVNARAREELGWRPRHDFASVLQRIEAGEDPRSPLARVVGSKGYHWQTFAEGPFPVE
- a CDS encoding (2Fe-2S)-binding protein, with the translated sequence MREHDPSRGGPPGHSRRDFLRGSGVAAATAALAGQVATVEEAEAAAQEAGPQVVSGTVEVTLKVNGQDRKVAIEPRTTLLDALRNRLDVTGPKRVCDRASCGACTAIVDGSTVYSCTTLAISCQGKTIETLEGFDTGERGVPHAFVKNDAQMCGYCTPGFVTACKAMLDKNPNPTLEEVRKGLDGNICRCGTYIGVLQAALDAAKAMKGA
- a CDS encoding xanthine dehydrogenase family protein molybdopterin-binding subunit, producing MPATWPENPRLIGTRIPRVDGLAKASGRAKYPSDVRPEGMLFAVLLHSPHAHAKIKSIDTSAAEKLPGVKAVSILNGEGKTVRFHGDDIAAVAAETEEQARDAVRAIKVEYEVLPHVVTEPQAMAPGAPEAFKGGNVRKGRAQVKGKPEDALAKADVVVEGTYSLPVITHVCLEPHGLTAKWDADDKLTVWASTQAVQVTAGELADAFSIPVTNVTVLTDYMGGGFGSKFGAETWGRTAAELAKKAGRPVRLFLDREQEHLAGGNRPSASGKVRIGATKDGKIVGLIAETHGTGGGRGGSNFPFPYVYSVPDVSRSHSEVFVNGGAARAMRAPGHPQGCAIMEAAMDDLADKLGIDPIEFRLRNLDPNDFRTAMYQAEVKIGAELIGWKERRKPRGQDGGGGPIKHGLGMGLHQWGGGGTMDKKVSCTINPDGSVEMKAGTQDIGTGIRTLLAIIAAEVLGLEPKDVISSVGNSSFPPGQPSGGSTTTPSMAPPALDAATKARDALLKKIAGAVKAAPEELTLKDGQLFVRGEPQMGWKDACRKLGGASISETGSAAEGLASTGVAGCQFAEVAVDIETGVVRVKKIVAVQDSGLILDRLTWDSQVYGGVIMGLNYGLFEERIMDPATGVMLNPDMEMYKLAGASDIPEIVIHAYDPDDQKARGVIGIGEPPTIATAAAIANAVTNAIGVRVPEWPMSPRNVLNALATASKEGKA